One Methanobrevibacter millerae genomic region harbors:
- a CDS encoding DUF2124 domain-containing protein — MENVKEWKGINGQLVSFKEVVGDAKKVTFIGSPGVCTPFAELMAYAIRDKESHFIPLVNIDDCHQFESKSFGMVLNAEVSNPHESDAVVLLGGLSMPKYELDTEDINALVKDIINENGKIIGVSFMDMFTKAGWVDKVPFDCIVDGTLIGVVKE; from the coding sequence ATGGAAAACGTAAAAGAATGGAAAGGAATTAACGGACAGCTTGTATCTTTTAAGGAAGTGGTCGGAGACGCTAAAAAGGTAACTTTCATAGGATCTCCGGGAGTATGCACTCCATTTGCAGAATTGATGGCCTATGCGATAAGGGATAAGGAATCTCATTTCATTCCTCTGGTGAATATTGACGATTGCCATCAGTTTGAATCAAAATCCTTCGGAATGGTGCTTAATGCAGAAGTCTCAAATCCTCACGAATCCGATGCCGTAGTGCTTTTGGGAGGCCTTTCAATGCCGAAATATGAACTGGATACTGAAGACATTAACGCTTTGGTTAAGGATATCATTAATGAAAACGGCAAAATAATAGGCGTCAGCTTCATGGACATGTTTACAAAAGCCGGATGGGTTGATAAGGTTCCGTTTGACTGTATTGTTGACGGTACGCTGATTGGTGTGGTTAAGGAATAG